The Leptospira mtsangambouensis sequence ACTTTTTACCCCAAATGATAAAGGAGAAATGGTTCCTTATTCAGCATTTTTATCGTTGGAACAAAAACAAGGAGCTAATGAAATCACTAGATACAATGCTTATACATCATCAGTAATTAATGTTTTACCTAACGAAGGTTATACAACAGGTGATGCCATCCAAGCAATCCGAGAAGCTTCCAAAAATCTTCCTTCAGGTTTTGAAGTTGGTTGGGAAGGTTTATCTTATGACGAAGCTGCAAGAGGGAACGAAGCCATATTTATCTTTTTAGCGGTAATTGTTTTTGTGTATCTAGTGCTTTCAGCCCAATACGAAAGTTTTATTATTCCCTTTTCTGTGATTCTTTCTCTTCCGCCAGGAATTTTTGGAACATTCTTTTTATTAAAATTGTTAGGTCTTGCCAACGATATCTATGCACAAATCGGAATGATTATGTTAATCGGCCTCCTAGGAAAGAACGCAGTATTGATTGTTGAATTTGCAAGGCAAAGACAAGAAGCAGGTTTAAGTGTTTTTGAAGCTGCAATCGAAGGTGCAAAAGCGAGATTCCGACCCATCCTTATGACATCATTTGCCTTTGTTGCAGGTTTGTTACCTCTTGTTTTCGCAACTGGCCCCGGTGCTATTGCGAATCATACAATCGGTGCTTGTGCGTTAGGTGGAATGGTCTTTGGAACTATCTTTGGTGTCGTAATTGTTCCAGGATTATACATCATCTTTGCAAACATTGCTAAAGGAAAAACTTTAATCTATCGCGAAGACAATATGCCCCTCTCGGAATCCGAATCAAGTTACATCACTTCTGAGAAAGAAAGAAAAAAGATAAAAGGAGGAAAAAAATAACATGAAACGAATTATTTTACCAATTGTATTTTTACTTAATTTTTCCTGTATACCTGCACTCTTCCAAAGAGATAAGGAAGATTTAAAACTTCCTGAAGAATTCTTAAACTGGGAAACTTCAGAAAAATCGGAAAAGTTAGCGAACCAAATTTGGCAGGATTTTTTCAAGGAACAACAGTTAATCGAACTCATTGATGTTGCTATAGAAAACAACCAGGAACTTGCCATATTAGAACAGGAAATCAATATTGCTAATAACGAAGTTTTTGCCCGCCAAGGGGAATACCTACCTAAACTATCTCTTCAAGCTGATGGTGGCGTTGAACAAAAAGAAAGATTCAGCACACCAAATGCCAATTCACCTACACTTTTTGTGCACGGTGGACTAGTAATGAGTTGGGAAATCGATATCTGGAAAAAACTAAGAAATGCTACCAAGTCAGCTTATTTACGTTATTTGGCTGGAATTGAAGGCAAACGATATGTAGTCACCAACTTGGTTGCTGAAATAACAGATACCTATTTTGAACTAATTGCTTTAGACAATCAACTTACTTTAGTTGAAAACTATATTGAAGTTTTATCCAAGGTGAAAGACATTGTAGTTCTTCAAAGAGAAGCAGGACGAACCACATCATTAGCTGTAAAACGTTTTGAAGCAGAAGTTTCAAAAAATTTAGCAAGAAAATATGACATCGTCCAACGAATCGCAATCACAGAAAACCGCTTAAACTTCTTATTAGGAAGATTTCCTGAAAAAATTACAAGAAAATCAGAAGAGTTTTTAGAGATCTCATTACCTGAGATTCAAAAATCAGTACCCATTGATCTTTTAGAAAATCGACCTGATATCAAACAAGCTACGCTCATGCTAGAATCAAGAAAATTGGATGTTGATGTAGCAAGAGCTAGGTTTTATCCTTCACTAATGATTGATGGAAATATTGGATATGAAGCTTTTAATTCAAAACATTTCAAAGGTACTCCAGTATCGTTAGCTTATGGATTAGGTGGTGGAATCATAGCACCACTCATCAACAGAAAAGCAATTGAAGCAAACTATGCAACTGCAAACAATCTTCAAATTCAAGCTTTATACAATTACGAAGTTTCACTTCTGAAAGCTTTTACAGAAGTAACCAATCAAATTGTAAAAATCAAAAATTTAAATCAAAAATTTGAGGCAAAAACCAAACAAGTCTTAAACTTAAAGGAATCTGTTGAAATTTCCAACATTCTTTTCAAAGCCGGCCGCATAGATTACATTGACGTATTATTTACACAACGAGACTTCTTAGAAGCCCAAATCGAAGTGTATGAATTAAAATACAGTTTATTAGAATCTAACGTTGGTTTGTATAAAGCACTTGGTGGTGGATGGCGTGGACAAAAAGAACCAGAAGGCGAAAGAAAATCTGGCAATTTTTAAATTTTTTTAAATCTGTAATCAAAGTTCAAATTAAGCAACAAAAATAGGTTAGTATTTCTTGTAGACAAACAATGATTAGTAACAAATTTAATATAAGTTGTGGTTTTAAAAAATCGAAAAATAATAACAATATTTCTTTTTTTTATAACACAATTTACTATTTGTCAGTGCAATCTGTTCGTTTTACATTCAAACTTACCAGTAGCAAAAAATGGATTTCTGGATTTATCAAATTTTGACCTTGGAAACATTCAAAATGAATTCGCAGTGCTTAATGGCGAATGGATTTTTTTTTGGAATGAATCTAAAAATGAAAAACTTCAATTAAATCTTAATTCCGAATTAGAAACAATTATTGTTCCTGGTTCCTGGAATCAAAAGATTGTGAATGGAGAAAAAATCGGTAGCCTCGGCTATGCAACGTATTTCCTCCAAGTAAAGTTACCAGAAAAATGGAAAAATAAAATTCTAATATTAAGAGCAGACTATCATGCTGGTGCTTATGAAATATTTGTTAACGGCGTTCTTTCGCAATCCGTAGGTAAGTTTGGAACTACAAAGGAAACTTCTAAGAATGTTCACGCGCCTTCAATCGGATATATTTATTCAAATTCAGATATTCTAAACATTGTCATCCATGAATCAAATTTTGAGCACAGGGTAGGTGGAGTTGGTAGACCTTTATATTTAGGATTGCCAAAAACTATAAATTCAATTTCTAATCAAAGGAGAAACTCTGATTTATTTTCAATAAGTGTATTATTTATTATCAGCCTTTATTATATTTTCTATTTTCTAATCAGAAAATCCGATAAATCGAATTTAATTTTTGCACTTCTTTGTTTTTTCTTATTAATAAGAGCTTTTGTTCAAAACGAACAAATACTTAGAGAATATTTTCCAAATGGTGATTATAAGTTATTTCTTCTTATAGAATATAGTGCAATGTATTTTTCTCCAAGTATTGCGCTCCATTTTTTTTCATTCCCAATAACATATCCATTTAAAAATAAATTTTTAGCTATCAGTTATATCATTTCATTTTTATATTTTTTTTATGCCCTTTTTGTAGATACTTTTTCCATTTCTTTAACGGTTTTACAATTTCAATATATAGTACTTCTAATTTGTATATTCACAGTTTCATTAAACATTCTTGCGATTTATAAAAAAGTAAAATATTCGTGGATTTCACTATGCAGTATGTTTATTGCATTAATCACAATTATTATTGATATGATGATTATACAGGAGAAAATTCAAATACCTTTCACTGCGTCCTATGGATTAATTTTTATGATTTTTACTCAAGGAATTATTCTAGCAGTTCGACATTCAGAAGCTTTCAGAATCAACGAAAAACTGACTAATGAATTAACTCTATTCAATGAAAATTTAGAAAACAAAGTTAAGGAGAGAACTGTCGAATTAAATTTAGCAATTGAAAGAATGGAAAAATCTGTTAAAGCTAGAAATGAATTTTTGGCTAACATGAGCCATGAAATTAGAACACCAATGAATATCATTTCAGGTATGGCTCAACTGTTAGATGAGTCAGATTTGAAACCAGAACAAAAAGAATATGTATCAATTTTTAACATTGCCAACAAAACTTTATTAAATGTTTTGAATGATGTTTTAGATTTATCAAAACTAGAACAAGGTTTTTTATCGATTGATATTCATGAATTTAAAATTGATGATTTGTTTAGTGATTTAAATAAAATTTTTCAATTCAAAACAAAGGGTACTTTATTAACTTTCGAAATGCGAATAGATCAAAATGTTCCATTATTCGTTAAGGGTGATTCAAACAGAATTTCCCAGATTTTATTTAATTTATTAAGTAACGCTTTTAAGTTTACGAATAAAGGCAAAGTTATACTTACACTCAGCTTTGAAGACAATAGGCTTTTTGTCTTTTCAGTAAGAGATACTGGTATTGGTATGACAGAAGAAAAGATTAGTAAATTATTTATAAGGTTTTACCAAGCTCATGATACAAATCAAATCTTTCAAAGGGGCACTGGTTTAGGACTAGCAATTTCAAAGAAATTAGTTGAACTTATGCATGGAACAATCTCTGTTAATAGTATTTTGGGTGAAGGATCTGAATTTACTTTCAAAATCCCCTTAGAGATTGCAACTTTCAGAAATTTAGAAAATTTGCAATTCCAACAAACGAATAAACAAATGGAAAATCTGAAAGTATTTGTCATTGATGATGTCCAAGAAAATTTACTTATTGTTAAAAAGTTTTTAGAAAAAAATATTTCTGATATTTATCTTTCTACCGGAGGCAATGAAGCTGTTAACATTTATGAAGAAAATCTGTTTGATATAGTCTTAATGGATATCCAAATGCCAAATTTAAGTGGATTTGACCTATTAAAAATTTTCCGAAAGATAGACTCGGATCGATTTAATTTTTGTCCGATAATTGCGTTTACTGCAAATGTTACTTCGGAAGAACAAAGAGAAATAGTCGAAGCAGGTTTTAGTGGATTTCTTTCTAAACCAGTTTCAAAAAAAGATATATTTGATAAGTTTATGGAAGTTTTAAAATAATCTACAAATACAATATTTCTATTCACTCCTGATTTATTTTTGCTCTTTTCTTTTATGATATAATAACGCTTTTTTCAAACAAATGATTAGCTTAGATTTAGAAATTTTTTGACTCACAGAAAAATACAAAGCTCGTTTCCCATCACAATTCCATTCGGGAAATTCAATTGCGATTTCTTTTGCGATTGTGGTTTTGCAATTAAAGTATAGAGCAAATTCAAGTTCATTTACTTTTGCCATTCGAATGGTGGAACCAGACTTTGTTTTTGGAGTTAAAAAACTAGGTTCGCCCCATTTCAAACATTCTGCAATTTCGCCAATCTTTTCATCTGCATGCGAAAGTTCATAAATCCAATTTCGGATTTCCATAAACTTTTCTAACATTGCAGGCGTTAGATTAAAATAATAGGAAGTTATTTCTTCCGAAGGAAGAGGATACTTTAGTTTGGAATTGGCTTTGAAATTTGAATCCGGTTTAATTTTATGTTTAGTGGTTGGCAATTTCATTTTTGATAATTCGGATTTAGAAAATCAAAAGTTTTCCAGTTTTCGAATTGAATATTAGATTCGTTCTAATGCGATAATTTAAAAAATCTAATATTGAAATACAGGGCCGATTTTTTCATCGGTTCCTTTGAATCGGACTTTATCTCCAATTTTCACCGTATTAAAATCTGTCACACCTTCAATCACTGTTGTTAATTTTACGTTTTCTTCCGTTTGTACAATCGCAAGAACATAAGGAGCGCGGGTCGCCATATGACCAAATCCAACATATACAACAGTGAATGAATGGATGGTTCCATTCTCTTTTAGGTCCACTCTTTCCGTGGATTCACTGCCACAGGACGGACAACCACTTAAAACCTCTGCTACTTTAAAGTTACATTGGTTACAAATTGTGCCTGTGAATGAATGTGTTACGCTCATAGTACATTTCTCAAATGATCGTAAAATAAACGCAATACGTAAAAAACACTAACTGAGATAAAATCACTGTTTTTAGATTCAAATAGCAGAATAACAACAATGCCAGTATGTCTGTTATGCGTATTGCGCATAAATCGCCCACTCGATCAAAGTGGCCCAGACTCTGGTATTTTTTGAAAATGTGATGTGTAATAAACGAAACACGTTTAAACCCCGCAGTTACGAGATCCAAACGTGTTTTTTCAAATTCTTAAAGTATTATCTTACTTCAATCTTTCGATGATCGTAGCAATTCCCATACCACCACCGATACAAAGAGTGATGAGGCCGTAACGAAGGTCTCTTCTTTCCAACTCGTCAAGTACGGTTCCAGTTAAAATCGCACCAGTTGCTCCGAGTGGATGTCCAAGAGCAATCGCTCCCCCATTCACATTGATTTTGGATTCATCAATTCCGAGTGTTTTCTTTACGTATAACACTACAGATGCGAAAGCTTCGTTGATTTCCCAAAGGTCAATGTCTTTTACGCTAAGACCAGCTTGTTTCAACGCTTTTTGTGAAGCAGAAACAGGACCAGTTAACATGATCGTTGGATCTTCACCAGTTGCCACTGTTGCAAGAATTTTTGCACGTGGTTTCAAACCGTATTTTTTCAATCCTTCGTCATTAGTCACTAGGATCGCAGCTGCACCGTCAACGATTCCAGAAGAGTTTCCGAGTGTGTGGATGTGGTTAATTTTTGTTACTTCAGGGTAAGAACGAAGAGCAATCGCATCCAATTCTTTTTCACCAATCGTTTTGAATACAGGACCAAGGCTAGAAAGGAAAGCATAGTCTGATTCCAAACGTGGGTTTTCTTCTTCAGTCACAACAGTTCCATCATCCAAAGTAATTGGGATCACAGATTTTTTAAAGTAACCATTTTGAACTGCTGCATGTGCTTTTTGTTGTGAAGATTCAGCAAAACGATCTGCCTCTTCACGAGAAATATCATACTTAGTTGCAATAAGGTCAGCAGAGATCCCTTGTGGAACTAGGTTGTAGTGAGCAGCAATTTTATCGTTACCAACATTAAAATCACGTCCCATCATATCATCACCCATTTTCACACGGCTCATGGATTCAACTCCACCACCAACTCCAATTTCCATTGCTCCAGAAGCAACATGGTTTGCTACGTTGTTAAGGGCTTGTAATCCAGATCCGCAAAAACGGTTTACTGTATAACCAGGAACATCTTTTGGCCAATGAGCCGCCATAACCGCATAACGAGCGATACATGCAGCTTGGTCAGCAACTTGGGATACACAACCCATTACAACTTCTTCAACCGTTTTAGGATCGATTCCGGTACGTGATTGGATGGCTTTTAATGTGGCAGCAGCTAATTCTTGTGGATGGACGGATGCAAGTGTCCCGCGTTTTTTGCCCTTTCCTCTCGGAGTTCGGACAGCATCAATAATATAGGAATTCCCCATGGGTTTACCTCTCTCTGGGTGTTTCTAGGAAAAACGTACAGAGTTCGCCTCACAAGAAAAGTAAAAAAATCATCATTTCGTCATAGTTTTCATGAATTTGTGACGGTAGTAGAGTAATTTTGCTCGAATTTGGCACCCGTAGCCCGAAAACATCGCATCGAGCCTGTCGGCCTTGCTTTCATTTCGTTCTTCGGCGATGCGAATATAGCGAAAATTGGGTTCGATGGCCTCCGCAAATTCTCGTTTGTTCCAATCTACATAACGCCAAGCGCTAAAACTATGGTTCACTCCCACCTTCTCATCGATGGTTCCCAGGAGTTGGAATTTGGATTCGCAAGGGGTTCTAAAAAATATATAACGATTAAAAAAGTAAAGGATCGTTCGGTGAGGATTTGCTTCTAAAACCGAACGAAAATGTTCCCGCATCTCCTCCACAGTATAAAACAAATCAGGACCGGAATTGGTACTGCGAAAGATCACTGGTGAAAATTCATTTGGTGTATATAATTTTGTTAAAATTCGGATATAAGATGGATCATCCAACCGGTAAGGAATCTCGTTAAATGCAAAAGGGAAAGGTTCTCTTTCCGTAAGATGAATTTCTATATAACGTGTATGATCGTATTCCGGGTCATTGATATCGGTTGCCACAATCTTTTTGATATAACGGGAAAGGAACTGGTCTTCATATAAATCACGAACAGTGACTGCACCTTCTTCATAAAGAATGGCACTTCCAAAATCTATAAAACTAGCTCCATCTAACAAACGTCCTATGGATCCATACTCATGGTGTAAAATTCGATTACGAAAAATCGAACGTAAAATCAAATTATGATCATACAAACGTTTGCGACCGGATCGTTGCTCTACAACTGTGTTTTTTGTTTTTTTTACTTTATAGTAGTGAATATGATTGGCGAGGCCAAACCTTAACTTTTCAAAAGCATGATTCTCCAAAACACGTCTTTCGTCTTCTTCGTTTTCGATAATGGTTGTTTCTGCAGAAAGTCTAGAAGGAAAACTGAATGTTACCGTTATCATCCAAAATAATAGACAAAAAATAAATCTAAAACTTTTGGTTACGATGTCTTGGTTTGGAATATTTAGAACAAAAAATCTAAGGATGAATTTTTGAATCAAAGAAGGTAAATTCACAAATGTATTAATTAAATTGAATCAAAAATAAAAAACCCGGATTCGTCATGAAACAACAAAAACCGGGTGATCAAATAGAATTGAAAAAATAAATTTAAATCCTTTGGCCGAGAATCGGTCCGCCAGTTTTTTCCATCATTCTTTCTTTGGTTAAAAATAAATCTTCACGATTGTCTGCTGCCATCTCGCCTGTTCCGTCTAAGTAAATCGCACCCTTAGGACAGGCTTCCTCACATAATCCACAGAAAATACAACGTAGTAAGTTGATTTCAAACTTCTTAGCAAACTTATCTTCAGGGTGAAGGTGTTGACGATCCGTTGGTACTTCTGCTGCTTCAATATGAATGGCATTGGCAGGACAAATCCACATACAACAAAAACAAGCAGTACATCGTTCCCTGCCTTTTTCATCTCGTTTCATGGAATGCATTCCACGAAAGCGAGTCGAATATTGGCGTTTTTTATCAGGATATTCGATGGTTACTTGTTTGTTGAAAAAAGCTACCTTAATGAAATGTTTTAAAGTGATCCAAAGGCCTTTGCCGATGGACCAAAAATAAAACTTCTCATACCAAGAAAACTGATGTTTTTTGGCTACGTTGTTGACATTAACGGTTCCCAACAGATGCCTCCACTTTTTCAGTTAGTTTTTGGATAATCAAATCCACAACACCAGAAGCGTTTAACAATCCCTTAATTGGATTCATCGACTGCTCAAAGTTTTGTTTTAGGCCGTTTTTATTGGTAAAACTACCAGCAGATTCTGCAAAAATTTGAATTGGAGCCGCCAAACTAGCGCTCTTCGCAGCTTCAGTTAAATTAGTGTCAAAAGAAATTACCTTTGATGGATCAATTCCTTCTGGGATTGACTCTTTCAATACGAAAACTAAATCAATGGCACCTGATTTAACTGCATTTACAATTCCCGAAATTCCTGAAGTTGATGTGATCCCCAAATCAACAGCTCCCTTTGTATTAGGGTGGTTGTCTTTTGTGAGTAAAAAATCCACTTGTTCGGTTTCTTTGTTTTGTGCATCTGTCACACGGGATTCCCATTGAATGGATTTCCCACCTAACTCACGTGAAACTAACTCAAATCCTTTTTTTAGTGATTCCAGCGTTTCATTGGATTCATGAGCTCCACCAAGAACAGCAATCGACTTCGCCGCTTTCATACGATCTACTATTTTAGAAATGACTTCTTTGGAAGTTGAAGGATTTCCCGCTTCCAAATAACTATGAAGACGATTCTCATTCATCCAATCCAAATCAAATCTTCCTTTGTCACAAAGGAAAAACATACCTTGGTCATAGTTTTCACGAACCATATAACGATACATTTTATTGTCTCGTACATTCGTTGTTACATTACAACCTGTGGAACATCCATGACATACTGATTTGTGTGATTTATACCACCAAACACGCGACTTAAATAATGTTTTATTATTTAGGAGTGCTCCCACTGGACAAATATCTGCCAAAGCACCTTGGTAGTTGTGATCAATTGGTTCTGATTTTGCCAGGCCAATGATGGAATGATTTCCTCTTTCAAAAAGTCCAAGATTAGACTGACCAACCTTTTCTTCTTCAAATCTAACACAACGATAACAAACAATACAACGATTATGATTGATGATGAGATTGGTTCCAATCTCTTCTTGAGGAATATTTCTTTTATCGAATTCAAACCTTGAATGTCCTGAACCAGAACCAAATGCGTTATCTTGCAAACGACATTCTCCGGCTTTATCACAAACGGGACAGTCTAACGGGTGATTTGCGAGTAAAAATTCCATTGTACCAGCGCGAGCTTCTATCACTCGGTCTGACTTAGTAATGATCCCCATTCCTTCTTTTACAGGAGTATTACAAGCTGCTTGTAAACGAGGAACACCTTCAATTTCAATGAGACACATGCGGCACATACCGACAATGCTGAGTGCTGGGTGGTAACAAAAGTAAGGGATTTCGACTCCTACTTCTTTTGTGGCGTCGATGAGGTTTTTCTTTTCGTCGACTTCGTATTCGACTCCGTCTATCTTTATCTTAACCAAAGAACAGGCCCCCTAGGTTTGATTAGACCTAGGTCTTTGGTTTTTGTCAAACCTTCATTTTGAAATTATATTTACCTCGGAAAGATAGGAGAATGGTTGCAAATCCACTACATGGTTATTGAAGAATTCCGAATCTAAAAACAAGGAACTGGCTCGGATATTGGTCTGTTTGAGAATTTTTGCGATCAGATCATCCAAAATTTGTAAGGATCTGACTTCGTAAAAGAAGGCGTTATCGAGATTGATTCTCAAATTGGTGAAAGACCCTCTTCCTCCTAAAGACAACATAAACCGATCAAAGATTTCCTCAGTGGATTTTTTGCCCGGACAACCCTGAATGTCCAAAACCATTTGTGAAATTGATAGTTCCGTGACATTAACCACCAACGGAAATGCTTTTTTGTCGATGATGTTTTCTGGTTTTAGCTGCAAAACTTGTGCAATTT is a genomic window containing:
- a CDS encoding TolC family protein, with translation MKRIILPIVFLLNFSCIPALFQRDKEDLKLPEEFLNWETSEKSEKLANQIWQDFFKEQQLIELIDVAIENNQELAILEQEINIANNEVFARQGEYLPKLSLQADGGVEQKERFSTPNANSPTLFVHGGLVMSWEIDIWKKLRNATKSAYLRYLAGIEGKRYVVTNLVAEITDTYFELIALDNQLTLVENYIEVLSKVKDIVVLQREAGRTTSLAVKRFEAEVSKNLARKYDIVQRIAITENRLNFLLGRFPEKITRKSEEFLEISLPEIQKSVPIDLLENRPDIKQATLMLESRKLDVDVARARFYPSLMIDGNIGYEAFNSKHFKGTPVSLAYGLGGGIIAPLINRKAIEANYATANNLQIQALYNYEVSLLKAFTEVTNQIVKIKNLNQKFEAKTKQVLNLKESVEISNILFKAGRIDYIDVLFTQRDFLEAQIEVYELKYSLLESNVGLYKALGGGWRGQKEPEGERKSGNF
- a CDS encoding ATP-binding protein; protein product: MVLKNRKIITIFLFFITQFTICQCNLFVLHSNLPVAKNGFLDLSNFDLGNIQNEFAVLNGEWIFFWNESKNEKLQLNLNSELETIIVPGSWNQKIVNGEKIGSLGYATYFLQVKLPEKWKNKILILRADYHAGAYEIFVNGVLSQSVGKFGTTKETSKNVHAPSIGYIYSNSDILNIVIHESNFEHRVGGVGRPLYLGLPKTINSISNQRRNSDLFSISVLFIISLYYIFYFLIRKSDKSNLIFALLCFFLLIRAFVQNEQILREYFPNGDYKLFLLIEYSAMYFSPSIALHFFSFPITYPFKNKFLAISYIISFLYFFYALFVDTFSISLTVLQFQYIVLLICIFTVSLNILAIYKKVKYSWISLCSMFIALITIIIDMMIIQEKIQIPFTASYGLIFMIFTQGIILAVRHSEAFRINEKLTNELTLFNENLENKVKERTVELNLAIERMEKSVKARNEFLANMSHEIRTPMNIISGMAQLLDESDLKPEQKEYVSIFNIANKTLLNVLNDVLDLSKLEQGFLSIDIHEFKIDDLFSDLNKIFQFKTKGTLLTFEMRIDQNVPLFVKGDSNRISQILFNLLSNAFKFTNKGKVILTLSFEDNRLFVFSVRDTGIGMTEEKISKLFIRFYQAHDTNQIFQRGTGLGLAISKKLVELMHGTISVNSILGEGSEFTFKIPLEIATFRNLENLQFQQTNKQMENLKVFVIDDVQENLLIVKKFLEKNISDIYLSTGGNEAVNIYEENLFDIVLMDIQMPNLSGFDLLKIFRKIDSDRFNFCPIIAFTANVTSEEQREIVEAGFSGFLSKPVSKKDIFDKFMEVLK
- a CDS encoding Zn-ribbon domain-containing OB-fold protein codes for the protein MSVTHSFTGTICNQCNFKVAEVLSGCPSCGSESTERVDLKENGTIHSFTVVYVGFGHMATRAPYVLAIVQTEENVKLTTVIEGVTDFNTVKIGDKVRFKGTDEKIGPVFQY
- a CDS encoding acetyl-CoA C-acetyltransferase codes for the protein MGNSYIIDAVRTPRGKGKKRGTLASVHPQELAAATLKAIQSRTGIDPKTVEEVVMGCVSQVADQAACIARYAVMAAHWPKDVPGYTVNRFCGSGLQALNNVANHVASGAMEIGVGGGVESMSRVKMGDDMMGRDFNVGNDKIAAHYNLVPQGISADLIATKYDISREEADRFAESSQQKAHAAVQNGYFKKSVIPITLDDGTVVTEEENPRLESDYAFLSSLGPVFKTIGEKELDAIALRSYPEVTKINHIHTLGNSSGIVDGAAAILVTNDEGLKKYGLKPRAKILATVATGEDPTIMLTGPVSASQKALKQAGLSVKDIDLWEINEAFASVVLYVKKTLGIDESKINVNGGAIALGHPLGATGAILTGTVLDELERRDLRYGLITLCIGGGMGIATIIERLK
- a CDS encoding NuoI/complex I 23 kDa subunit family protein; protein product: MGTVNVNNVAKKHQFSWYEKFYFWSIGKGLWITLKHFIKVAFFNKQVTIEYPDKKRQYSTRFRGMHSMKRDEKGRERCTACFCCMWICPANAIHIEAAEVPTDRQHLHPEDKFAKKFEINLLRCIFCGLCEEACPKGAIYLDGTGEMAADNREDLFLTKERMMEKTGGPILGQRI
- a CDS encoding 2Fe-2S iron-sulfur cluster-binding protein, with product MVKIKIDGVEYEVDEKKNLIDATKEVGVEIPYFCYHPALSIVGMCRMCLIEIEGVPRLQAACNTPVKEGMGIITKSDRVIEARAGTMEFLLANHPLDCPVCDKAGECRLQDNAFGSGSGHSRFEFDKRNIPQEEIGTNLIINHNRCIVCYRCVRFEEEKVGQSNLGLFERGNHSIIGLAKSEPIDHNYQGALADICPVGALLNNKTLFKSRVWWYKSHKSVCHGCSTGCNVTTNVRDNKMYRYMVRENYDQGMFFLCDKGRFDLDWMNENRLHSYLEAGNPSTSKEVISKIVDRMKAAKSIAVLGGAHESNETLESLKKGFELVSRELGGKSIQWESRVTDAQNKETEQVDFLLTKDNHPNTKGAVDLGITSTSGISGIVNAVKSGAIDLVFVLKESIPEGIDPSKVISFDTNLTEAAKSASLAAPIQIFAESAGSFTNKNGLKQNFEQSMNPIKGLLNASGVVDLIIQKLTEKVEASVGNR
- a CDS encoding response regulator — translated: MNRPKVYKVLLLEDDESSAKLLLHTLERYNFDVTHVVDGMSGLTKIRNNSYDLIISDVNMPYLDGISFLEKGKDMLKMTPVIMLTAVGEKDQVRRAALSHVTAYLLKPIANQALLEKIAQVLQLKPENIIDKKAFPLVVNVTELSISQMVLDIQGCPGKKSTEEIFDRFMLSLGGRGSFTNLRINLDNAFFYEVRSLQILDDLIAKILKQTNIRASSLFLDSEFFNNHVVDLQPFSYLSEVNIISK